GCGGCTCATGGTTTGAAGAGAAATGGTCCGCAGGCGCTGGTGCTGTCAGCGTTGGCAGCTACTGATCTGATAGCGAATCGGCGCCCGCGACGAGGGGCGGCGCATCGGCCACCGGCACGTCGTTGCGGCGAAAGACCAGGTCCCACACGCCGTGGCCCAGCTTCAGCCCGCGGCGCTCGAACTTCGTCTCGGGCCGGTAATCGGGCTTGGGGGCGTAGCCGGTGGCGGTGTTGGTCAGCAGCGGTTCGGCGGCCAGCACTTGCAGCATTTGCTCGGCGTACGGCTCCCAATCGGTGGCGCAGTGCAGGTAGCCGCCAGGGGCCAGCCGCTCGGCCAGCAGGCGCACCAGGCGCGGCTGAATCAGGCGGCGCTTGTGGTGGCGCTTTTTGTGCCACGGGTCGGGAAAGAAGATGTGCACGCCGTGCAGGCTGGCGGGCGCCACCATGTCCTGCAGCACCTGCACCGCGTCGTGCTGCAGGATGCGCACGTTGGCCAGCTGCTGTTCGCCCAGCAGCTTAAGCAGCGCGCCCACGCCGGGCTCATGCACCTCGCAGCCGATGAATAGGGTGTCTGGCCGCAGCGCGGCGATGTGCGCCGTGGCCTGGCCCATGCCGAAGCCGATCTCCAGCACGGTTTGCGTGTATTTTTGGCCGCCAGCGCCCGCTGCATCAGCGCAGGCAGCTACCAAATCTGTAGTGGCGGCATCGTAGGGCAGCACGTAGCGCGGCCCCAGTTCGGCCAGCGCGCGGGCCTGCCCGGTGGTGGTGCGGCCCGCGCGCACGACGAAGCTGCGCACGCCGCGCGGAAAAGCGACGTTGGCGGCAAAGCCCGGCGCGTGGGTGGGCGCGGTGTCGTCGTTGGGTGTGCTGGCAGCAGCGTCTGGCGTGCTGGTGCGCTGTACGCCGTCCGCGGGCAACGGCGGCGCATCGCCCTGCGCTGGGCGGTCTGGCGCGGCGCCGGTCACGCTTGGGCGGGGCCGTCGGCCGTGCCTTCGTCGCCCGACCAGGCCTGGAAGGCCTGATCGGCGGCGCTGTCGCCCTGGGCCTCGGCGGCGCCGTCATCGGCCGCGGCGGCGTTGCGCTTTTTGAGCGAAACACGCTCCTTGCGCTCATCCGACGGGCGCTGGGCGCTATCAAAAGAAGAGTATTTGCGCAGCAGCGTGACCAGTTGCGCGTACACGCGCGGGTTGCCTGCCAAGCATTCGGGCTGGTCGATGGGCGCGCTTTCGCCGCTGAAGTTGCCCATCAGGCCACCGGCCTCGGTCACCAGCAGCGAGCCGGCGGCCACGTCCCAGGGCTGCAGGCCGGTTTCAAAGAAGCCGTCTGTAAAGCCGGCCGCGACGTAGGCCAGGTCGAGCGCGGCCGCGCCCGGGCGGCGCAGGCCGGCGGTGCGCTGCATCACGTCGCCCATCATCTTCAGGTAGGCGGGGAAGTTGTCGCCCTTGCGGAAGGGAAAGCCCGTGGCGATCAGGCTTTCGCTCAGCTGCGTGCGCTTGCTGACGCGGATGCGCCGGTCGTTCAAGTACGCGCCGCGCCCGCGCGTGGCGGTGAACAGGTCGTTGCGGGTGGGGTCGTACACCACGGCTTGCTCTACTCGGCCTTTGACGGCCAGCGCGATGCTGACGCAGTAGACCGGAAAGCCGTGGATGAAGTTGGTGGTGCCGTCCAGCGGATCGATGATCCAGATGTGATCCGAATGCGGGTTGCCATGCTCGCGGCCGGACTCTTCGGCGTGGATGCCGTGGTGCGGGTAGGCCGTGAGCAGCGTCTCGATGATGGCCGCTTCGCTGGCGTGATCAACCTCGGTGACGAAGTCGTTGATGTTCTTCTGCGAGATGCGAACGGCTTCCACGTCCAGCGCGGCGCGGTTGATGATGGCGCCAGCGGCGCGTGCGGCCCGAATGGCCACGTTGAGCATGGGGTGCAGGGAGGACGACATGGATTGTGTGAAGAGCGGCGGCGCAGGCGGGTTGCGCGGGTGAAGGCCACGCGATGGCGGCCAAAAGTGCGATTTTCCCATGCTTTGGCGGTTTGCAGGGGCTGC
This genomic interval from Ottowia oryzae contains the following:
- the trmB gene encoding tRNA (guanosine(46)-N7)-methyltransferase TrmB, translated to MPADGVQRTSTPDAAASTPNDDTAPTHAPGFAANVAFPRGVRSFVVRAGRTTTGQARALAELGPRYVLPYDAATTDLVAACADAAGAGGQKYTQTVLEIGFGMGQATAHIAALRPDTLFIGCEVHEPGVGALLKLLGEQQLANVRILQHDAVQVLQDMVAPASLHGVHIFFPDPWHKKRHHKRRLIQPRLVRLLAERLAPGGYLHCATDWEPYAEQMLQVLAAEPLLTNTATGYAPKPDYRPETKFERRGLKLGHGVWDLVFRRNDVPVADAPPLVAGADSLSDQ
- a CDS encoding inositol monophosphatase family protein, with the protein product MSSSLHPMLNVAIRAARAAGAIINRAALDVEAVRISQKNINDFVTEVDHASEAAIIETLLTAYPHHGIHAEESGREHGNPHSDHIWIIDPLDGTTNFIHGFPVYCVSIALAVKGRVEQAVVYDPTRNDLFTATRGRGAYLNDRRIRVSKRTQLSESLIATGFPFRKGDNFPAYLKMMGDVMQRTAGLRRPGAAALDLAYVAAGFTDGFFETGLQPWDVAAGSLLVTEAGGLMGNFSGESAPIDQPECLAGNPRVYAQLVTLLRKYSSFDSAQRPSDERKERVSLKKRNAAAADDGAAEAQGDSAADQAFQAWSGDEGTADGPAQA